In a genomic window of Microbacterium amylolyticum:
- a CDS encoding anti-sigma factor family protein, which yields MSDCGCEKTRADLEAFVRGEIACCQTAYAEIREHIETCPSCQDEATVARTLTVAVQRACQEETVPADLKSQVIAKLRDLQREHE from the coding sequence GTGAGCGACTGCGGGTGTGAGAAAACACGCGCCGACCTCGAAGCGTTTGTTCGCGGTGAGATCGCGTGTTGTCAGACGGCGTACGCCGAAATTCGTGAGCACATCGAAACGTGCCCGAGCTGCCAGGACGAGGCGACTGTTGCGCGCACCCTGACCGTGGCGGTTCAGCGAGCATGCCAGGAAGAGACCGTTCCGGCTGACCTCAAGTCGCAGGTGATCGCGAAGCTCCGCGATCTTCAGCGCGAGCACGAATAA
- the aroA gene encoding 3-phosphoshikimate 1-carboxyvinyltransferase, translating into MTTRGYSPTSTSAPTEAPRGAYGAPTAQSPLSVTIPVPGSKSLTNRELILAALADGPGRVESPLHSQDAHRMGDALRALGVGVERVPGKSPFGDDLVITPRKTLTGGCTIDSGQAGTVMRFVAPLLGLADGEVHMTADENALHRPMGAMIKALRDLGVDIDDGGNWSLPFTVYGRGHIRGGELEIDASASSQFVSGLLLAAPRFDVGLHLKHTGKRLPSLPHIEMTVEALARRGVHVERPTSTEWIVPATTPRAKTISIEPDLSNAAPFLAAAMIAGGSVTIPGWPPHSTQPGAQLTDILSLLGGKVSRRGGAVTVSAGQTIHGVDLDLSAVSELTPTLVGLAAFADGPSSFTGIGHIRQHETDRIAGLVNGLRELGCGAEELPDGIRVIPQAMHGGTWKSHHDHRMATTGALIGLGVPGVTIDDIGTTAKTMPQFVWLWQKMLAGE; encoded by the coding sequence ATGACAACGCGAGGGTATTCCCCCACGTCCACTTCCGCCCCGACCGAAGCGCCCCGGGGCGCGTATGGCGCGCCAACGGCACAGTCGCCGCTGAGCGTCACGATCCCCGTACCTGGGTCCAAGTCGCTGACGAACCGCGAGCTGATTCTCGCGGCTCTCGCCGACGGACCAGGGCGCGTCGAGAGCCCCCTGCATTCGCAGGATGCGCATCGAATGGGGGATGCGCTCCGTGCTCTCGGCGTCGGTGTTGAGCGGGTACCCGGCAAGAGCCCCTTCGGCGATGATCTGGTGATCACACCGCGGAAGACGCTCACGGGCGGGTGCACAATCGACAGCGGTCAGGCTGGCACCGTGATGCGCTTCGTCGCTCCTCTCCTCGGCCTTGCCGATGGCGAGGTGCACATGACAGCGGATGAGAATGCCCTTCACCGTCCGATGGGCGCGATGATCAAGGCGCTGCGCGACCTGGGCGTCGACATCGACGATGGGGGTAACTGGAGCCTGCCGTTCACGGTGTACGGCCGCGGACACATTCGGGGCGGTGAACTCGAGATCGATGCATCGGCGTCGAGCCAGTTCGTCTCCGGTCTCCTGTTGGCTGCGCCGCGATTCGATGTTGGCCTGCACCTGAAGCACACCGGCAAGCGGCTCCCCAGCCTTCCGCACATCGAGATGACGGTGGAGGCGCTCGCGCGACGCGGCGTTCACGTGGAACGTCCCACCTCAACGGAATGGATCGTTCCCGCCACAACGCCGCGCGCCAAGACGATCTCCATCGAACCGGATCTGTCGAACGCCGCGCCCTTCCTGGCGGCAGCGATGATCGCAGGCGGATCGGTGACGATCCCCGGATGGCCGCCGCATTCGACACAACCGGGCGCCCAGCTGACCGACATTCTCTCGTTGCTCGGCGGCAAGGTGTCGCGTCGTGGCGGGGCGGTCACGGTCTCGGCAGGCCAGACCATTCATGGCGTCGACCTCGATCTGTCGGCTGTCAGTGAGCTCACACCCACGCTCGTTGGCCTCGCGGCGTTCGCTGATGGACCCTCCTCGTTCACGGGAATCGGCCACATCCGGCAGCACGAAACCGACCGCATCGCCGGTCTCGTGAACGGACTGCGCGAGCTCGGGTGCGGGGCGGAAGAGCTTCCCGACGGCATCCGCGTGATTCCGCAGGCGATGCACGGTGGCACCTGGAAGTCGCACCACGATCACCGCATGGCCACAACGGGTGCGCTGATCGGTCTCGGCGTTCCCGGTGTGACGATCGACGACATCGGCACCACCGCGAAGACGATGCCGCAGTTCGTGTGGCTGTGGCAGAAGATGCTCGCCGGAGAATGA
- a CDS encoding sigma-70 family RNA polymerase sigma factor has translation MDQLDAPTPPADPRAQFEEQALPFMDQLYGAAMRMTRNPSDAADLVQDTFVKAFASWSSFTQGTNLKAWLYRILTNTYINGYRKKQREPYQSAIDDLEDWQLGGAESTTATSRRSAEAEAIDHMPSSAVKDALQDLPDDFRMVVYLADVEGFAYQEIADIMKSPIGTVMSRLHRGRRLLREKLRGYAAERGIVAAETGAEK, from the coding sequence ATGGACCAGCTCGACGCACCGACACCGCCCGCGGATCCCCGCGCGCAGTTCGAAGAGCAGGCGTTGCCGTTCATGGACCAGCTCTACGGCGCGGCGATGCGGATGACGCGTAACCCCTCGGACGCGGCTGACCTGGTGCAAGACACGTTTGTGAAGGCGTTTGCCTCGTGGTCGTCGTTCACACAGGGGACGAACCTCAAGGCGTGGCTGTACCGCATTCTCACGAACACGTACATCAACGGATATCGCAAGAAGCAGCGCGAGCCGTACCAGAGCGCGATCGATGATCTCGAAGACTGGCAACTCGGCGGTGCCGAGTCGACAACGGCCACAAGCCGGCGATCCGCCGAAGCCGAGGCCATCGATCACATGCCCTCGTCAGCCGTGAAGGATGCGTTGCAGGACCTTCCCGACGATTTCCGGATGGTGGTGTACCTCGCCGACGTCGAGGGCTTCGCCTACCAGGAGATTGCCGACATTATGAAGAGCCCCATCGGCACCGTGATGAGTCGTCTGCACCGCGGCCGGCGTCTGCTACGCGAAAAGCTGAGGGGATACGCGGCTGAACGAGGAATCGTGGCCGCCGAGACAGGAGCGGAAAAGTGA
- the argG gene encoding argininosuccinate synthase has translation MSNVLENLPVGERVGIAFSGGLDTSCAVAWMRDAGAVPFTYTGDLGQYDEDDIASIPERALQYGAEKSRLIDCKPLMVEEGLSALATGAFHIRSAGRTYFNTTPIGRAVTGTLLVRAMKEDGVDIWGDGSTYKGNDIERFYRYGLLANPRLRIYKPWLDSTFVSQLGGRQEMSEWLIEHGYPYRDSAEKAYSTDANIWGATHEAKTLEDLNVSLETVQPIMGVRFWDPSVEIATEDVTVTFHEGRPVAINGEEFSDAVELVKKANEIGGRHGLGMSDQIENRIIEAKSRGIYEAPGMALLFITYERLLAAIVNEDTLATYHEQGRRLGRLMYEGRWLEPQSLMLRESIQKWVGSTITGTVSLRLRRGEDYTILDTTGPSLSYAGEKLSMERVGDAAFGPGDRIGQLTMRNLDIADSRARLEGYVARGMIGGTTGDLIGELEQGEASQITSGSGTENEDIDRAGESAAFDTGTD, from the coding sequence ATGTCGAATGTGCTTGAGAACCTCCCTGTCGGCGAGCGCGTCGGTATCGCCTTTTCCGGGGGTCTCGACACCTCCTGTGCCGTTGCGTGGATGCGTGACGCCGGGGCGGTGCCGTTTACCTACACGGGCGACCTCGGCCAGTACGACGAAGATGACATCGCGTCGATTCCCGAGCGCGCCCTGCAGTACGGCGCCGAGAAGTCCCGGCTGATCGACTGCAAGCCGCTCATGGTCGAAGAGGGCCTGTCCGCCCTCGCAACGGGTGCGTTTCACATCCGTTCCGCCGGGCGCACATACTTCAACACGACGCCGATCGGCCGCGCCGTCACCGGCACGCTCCTCGTGCGCGCCATGAAGGAAGACGGCGTCGACATCTGGGGCGACGGCTCCACGTACAAGGGCAACGACATCGAGCGGTTCTACCGCTACGGCCTGCTGGCCAACCCGCGCCTGCGCATCTACAAGCCGTGGCTCGACTCCACGTTCGTCAGCCAGCTCGGCGGTCGCCAGGAGATGAGCGAGTGGCTCATCGAACACGGCTACCCGTACCGTGACTCCGCCGAGAAGGCCTACTCCACGGATGCGAACATCTGGGGCGCAACGCACGAGGCGAAGACCCTCGAAGACCTCAACGTGTCACTCGAGACAGTTCAGCCGATCATGGGTGTGCGCTTCTGGGACCCGTCGGTCGAGATCGCCACAGAAGACGTCACCGTCACGTTCCACGAGGGCCGCCCCGTGGCCATTAACGGCGAGGAATTCTCCGACGCCGTCGAGCTCGTCAAGAAGGCCAACGAAATCGGCGGCCGCCACGGTCTGGGCATGAGCGACCAGATCGAGAACCGCATCATCGAGGCCAAGAGCCGCGGAATCTACGAGGCACCGGGAATGGCGCTTCTGTTCATCACGTATGAACGCCTTCTCGCGGCCATCGTCAACGAAGACACCCTCGCCACCTACCACGAACAGGGGCGCCGCCTTGGCCGCCTCATGTACGAGGGCCGCTGGCTCGAGCCCCAGTCGCTGATGCTGCGCGAGTCGATCCAGAAGTGGGTCGGATCGACGATCACCGGAACGGTGTCGCTGCGTCTGCGCCGCGGCGAGGACTACACAATTCTCGACACGACCGGCCCGAGCCTCTCCTACGCCGGCGAGAAGCTGTCGATGGAGCGCGTCGGCGACGCCGCGTTCGGCCCCGGCGACCGCATCGGACAGCTGACGATGCGCAACCTCGACATCGCCGACTCGCGCGCCCGCCTGGAGGGCTATGTCGCCCGCGGCATGATCGGCGGCACAACCGGTGACCTCATCGGCGAGCTCGAGCAGGGCGAGGCCTCGCAGATCACCTCCGGCTCCGGCACCGAAAACGAGGACATCGATCGGGCAGGCGAGTCCGCCGCCTTCGATACCGGCACCGACTAG